The genome window ATGAATTAACATTAAAGTATTATTAAACACTGTTTCAACTTGCAGGTGGATACAGGCGCGCAGATGGCAGATAACAGGTATGTTGGACTGTTCTCTTCCATgagagaggtttttttttttttttacttatgaAGAGTGGGTAACACaacttgaataaaaaaataaaatgataatATTTTCTCTAACAAGACTGTTTCTTTACAGCAAGGACAAAGCGCTCTTTTAGTATAGGAGAAGCTGTGATGTAGGGTATTGGATACAGAATTACTCTGTTCTTGGATTAACATAATGTGTTGTCTTGgttgttttcagtatttgtatttaaatgctTCAAAGATTTAAAGAGAACGTTTATCCTCAGTGTTTCTCTGATCTGTATGATTTGAGCATGCAAAAggcagtgttttattttctagatTTTATAGTGTTTTTGGAATTAAACAGTATTCAGCTGGTGTAGATACATACGTGAAGCTGGTCCTTCAAGGCTTGCAGTGTACCAGAGTAAGCTGGATAAGCTAGTCTATCCAGCAGCTAATAATAAACTGTTTGCATATGTgatatcttttcttcttttgtattgGAGTTAGGGTTTACTTCAGCAATACccagtctgtgttttgtgacctATAAACTGGCCGGCAACACAGGGAATGCTTGCTGGCTCTTGACTCATTCTGGGCTCTGTCTTTTTCCAGCACAGGAAGTGTGATGAAAGGCATTGCGGCAGGGAGATAGAGAGGACAGGGACATGAGCAGGAGCAAATGTTCCTGTTAATCAAGACAACTTGATATAGATCTTTGTTTCCAAGAGCTTTGATCTCTTCTTTATCTTCCTTTCTTACCTGTATCTTTTCTCATGCTGTTCTTCATCACCTACGTTAAAAGGGtgtcttgtattttcatttgGGAGTAATAATGTTTTCCTGTCCCGAGAGACCCAATACAGGTGAAGAGCCAGACATTCACTTAATGAGATTAATTTATCTGTCTGATTTTTGTTCTGGGggttctctgttttgttttgggttttggttgggtgggtttttttcccttttttcctttgcatccTGTTCATCTTAGGAGAACTAGTTTCATATCCAAACTTTTAAGCTTTGAGAAACTTGAAGACATAAATACGTATATTTTAGTGGCATACTTGTTTATAAAACTTGCCCTTTAGTAAACATtgaaaaatcagaatatttttcttcttaaatgtaTTATAAAGTGATgcctttttaatatattatttttaattcttttagtAAAACAGAAGATACTGCTTCAGATTCTGTGGAGGCTGCTAAAAATGCAAGTGacaaaaaaggtaaaaaactCCATAGTAGTAGGTAACATTACAAAGGTGGAATATGTGTATTGTCTTGCGTATTGAAGCTTCTTTACCTACAGTTCCAAAGCCTTTGCAGTCAAAACTACAGATGTTTGCTGTTGAAAGCAAAGCAGTGGTTTCTAggctgatttttaaatttttttagaaGTCTGAAGGGAAGAACAGTGAGAATCAATGGAAAGGTTTAAGCAAATGTCTTGCCGCTATGACCACCTGTGTGGTTATTAGTGAGGATTTTTAGTTCCTAACCAGAATCATTTTAGTTTTGACATCCCATAAAGAGTTTTCTGTGAGCTGTTGTGATAACTGAGAAGTATCACAAATTCTGCAAGTATCTCTATGTAAAAATTAGTAGTTGTCAAGgaagtgatcatagaatcactaggttaggaaagacctttgagatcatcaagcccaactgtaccaaCCAAAATACTactctgctgctttgttttataGTACGCAAAGGTTTTGTAAGGTTTTCTTTCAGGAGTCAAGCTGGAGAAGAGTTTTACAGAGGTATCGGAGGTATAATTCAGCGGTTTTGTCTTGCAAATTTGTACATGACTTATGAGCTACAGCAAGTATTAAGGGAGGATACAGGAATTCCTACGTTGCCCTCTTacataaaagggaaaacaagaaatttgCTTGCATCATCAATGTACTGCTTCCTTCTAAAAGCAAAGATTTCATATCTTTGCAAAGAGAGCGCCATATTTTCTACCATtactcaatttttttctgaaatctaatcctgaaataattttgcttgAGTTATTAGTGAACTATATTGGTACTATTTGAGATCtggaaaatagtatttttactGTGACTGCTGTAAGATGAATGGTATGACAAAAGCAGATACgttcagatttgttttaaaagtggGCTTCTGTCTTCATAGAAAAGCTAGCAGACCAAGTGATGCAAAATCCGCAGGTCCTGGCAGCTCTACAAGAACGGCTTGACAGCACAGCGCTTACTCCTTCAAGTTACATTGAAACGTAAGTACAGGGCATAATAAAATTCTTTGAAGACCGAAAACGTAATAGAATGTTGTTAATGTATAATTGAGGTAGGAAATTAGGACAAATGATTCACTAAGAAAAATGGTTGACTTGAACAGTGATTTATATAGTGGTCTGTTTCTGGAAGGAAGACTCAAGTTTTAGTTTACTTagacaaaattaaaaccagaattttgtCCAGTTTAGTATCTTCCTtagctgtttttatttcagttagaaGTAACtcccttttgtttccttctgcgACCCTTATTCTGTCAAGGCATGTGCTGCATTGATTGATGATTTCTAGAAGACTTACATCCAGGATTTATTGGAAAGTTCAGGACTTGTAAATCCTTAGTTCTGTATTAACTGTAGAGTAGACTTAAACTTTAAATTTCGCATTTAGTAGATGCTTGTGCGTTCATTTGTTCACTGGGAGTAGCTAGTAGAcctcttttctaaaaaaagtgacaaatcctgtaaaatgttttttttatctGACTACATgcagttaatattttaaagcatagGCAGGCAGTGTGTACTTTTCAGAGTACAATCTATGAATCAAAACTTTTGCACTGTTGAATGCCCAgtccttatttttcatttatggaGTGGCACAACTCTAGTAAACAAAGGTATTAATTGTGGGTCTGAACTACATGGCGGGGGTGATGGCTCCAGGGAATGGAACAAAAGACAACACCTTTGAGAACAACTTGCGCAGGAGAACCTATTTCAACTTTTTGAAATAGATTTTGAGGAAATATTAATGTTTGACATAaggtgtttatttaaaaattggaTTTACTTATAAGCAGCCTATTTCACAGTGATAATGTTAAGTAATGCTGAGGTAACTAacttttaatcttaaaataattgtgggtggggttttttccagtttaccaaaagcagtgaaaagaaGAATTAATGCCTTGAAACAGCTCCAGGTGAAATGTGCCCATATAGAAGCTAAATTCTATGAAGAAGTACATGATTTAGAGAGAAAATATGCAGCGCTTTATCAACCCCTTTTTGATAAGGTGGGAATCTTTGTCTCCTCCTAGCTGAGTCAGTTTTATTTGCATATATGTAATTTTACATCTTCAGTTacattcttgattttttttcgaACGCAGCGAAGAGAGTTTATTACTGGAGAAGCTGAACCCACAGATGCAGAGTCAGAATGGCACagtgaaaatgaagaagaagaaaaactagcTGTGAGTACAAGTTGGGTAGTGAACTACAGATGTATCAGATTTTCAGCATTAATTCCTGTACAGTGTTTTCCATTGGAAGACTCATCTTTTGGAAATAAAGGTTTTATCTGTATTGTGCTGTTGTGGTGAATATACTGCTTTGTCTAGTGATTGCTTTTAAACTTGCATGAATTGAAAAGTTGCCTTTGCACTGTTCGTAACCTGCTAACAGTATCTTTCTGATAATGGGTTCCATTCCAGTGCTACATAATACCCCAAGATAATCGAAGGCTGGCTGTTTGTCTGCCTGCCCCCTTTATTTTGGGGGACATAATTAGCTTTCATATTAAtaaatttagattaaaaatacataaaatggaATTTGCCTAATAAAATATGTTCTGGCTAGTGTATTACTACTTGCTTATTGAAGAGGAGCTACCTAGATTTAGGAGGGGCTATATGATATAGACTGCCTTTTACTCATCATTATTTTTGGAGACGCATACCCATggcttgctgctttttttaagagaaatgaGCTTTTTACaatgttttgtttgctgttctgtcaggttttctttgcctctttttCCTTGGCTTGTCTTAGTTTTCTTTAGACACTGTTCTGTATATGAGGcaaattgtctttgtttttacTGATCTCATGAGATTTAACATGATGCAGTACTTGGTGCATGTAAGCAGAGAAGAGGTTTGCTAGGCTTTGTGCAAGTACAGCAGTGACAGGCCATGTTCCATGCAATTGTAAGATCAGAAACGTGTCTAGATGGTAAGCAAACTGCTGCTTTGTGTTCTTGGTTAGACATAAGCCAAGCAGCTGCTGTTCAAATGGTCTTATATATTTGCTGCTATCTAGTGGTGTAAAAGGAAGGGTGCAATACAAATAATTCAGGCTCtgaattttctggttttcagggGGTTGGAGAAATGACataattattcttttgtttATAACAATTGACATCAGTCACGTGTAGGGAATCTTGTATCACAATACATTAATAATTGAAGACAAggtaataatgaaaaataacaataaaactaGCTTTATCAAGTATTGTGCAAAATTGGGAAGATAAACCAGTATTTCAGAGGGCAaagttaaattttaaatttttagaTGAAACGTTGCAAAAGGCCCGTGAAGCTGTGAGTGAGATGAATAGAAAAAcatactacttttttttctacttgtcAAGTCAGTGAACCCTCACTCAGCCTATTTAGTCTGTGCAGAAGAATTCCAAATAAGTTGAAAGTAAAGCTGAATTAAATGTATATTTGTTGAGTTGTGTAAATAAACCTTCTGTCTCTTAACTCCATTCATTTATGGAGACAAAAAACCAGtagattttaaataatgttCTTTAAATGCAGGTTCAGAGGTGGCAAATGTTTTGTACGTCTGCCTCTGTTTGTTAAATGTATTAAGAAGTCATGATTTCATCTCttaaatgtttctgtatttatttatttcacaggGAGACATGAAAAATGTAGCGGtaatagaagaaaaaggagaagagacaaacattAAAGGAATTCCAGACTTTTGGTTTACGATCTTGAGAAACGTAGATATGCTAAGTGAATTCGTACAAGTAAGtttgtcttctgaaaacatttaacACATGATAGAAGTTACTGAACTGCTACATTTCCAGTTAATAGTGAGTGTTAGCGGAATGAGCATGAGACCAAATCTTTGAGTTTTCAGATTCCCTAATATTATTCCTCAAGTTGCTTGAAAGACTGGTGATGGTCAAGTAGAGCAGCTGACCCAAATTGCTAAACACTGTGGATTGTTTAAGAAATGATCTTGTAACAACTCTTATAGATACTGAAATTCAAGTTCATATAACAGCTGTTTCcctgcaatttttttaaaggatttttttttgtaagggtATTGTAAGCGTATCTTTGGATTGGTTTCATGTTGAATAGTGTATGCAGTTTTGccctcatttattttaatagcttttaaGTGTTGGTAAGGAAGAACCCCTGAAGGCTATATTCCTGTGAATCTCACCAGCAATACCTCTCTGGAATTAAGttactttattttcagtaatgttCATGCAGCCTGGGATGGCGGTAGCTGTATTTCATGAAGGCAAGACATAACAATTGAGACTTAGGCACTGCCATTTGCAACTACCATTAAAAAATTAGGATCCAAATCTGAACTTCAGCTGAAATTGTTGAATAATTAGAAGGTTTGATTCTTTCTTAAGAACAGGTTGAATAAGCAAGACAAGTCAAAATTTTGTTATTCTAAATGTTGCTTGCTGAataggaatttcttttttttttttttttaggaatatGATGAACCAATCTTGAAACATCTGCAGGATATTAAAGTTAAGTTTTCCGAACCCGGACAGCCTATGGTGAGTTTTCTTGGGATTGTTTCTCATAAAGATTGTAGTAATGATATTAGcagcatttcatattttttctttccattcttttcagCTTTAATGTACGTGGAGGGTTTCTGTTGTCTGATATCTTtgtattttgccttttaaagacTTACCTTCAGCTTTCCCaatacttgttttttttcatccttaGGCTAGATATCTCTGGACTTGATTGTAGTTTCTAGATTCCAATTCTGGCTCAATCCTGTGTAGttctcactttctttttctctatcaAATTCCAAATTAGCTACTCATACTAAGAAAATTACATGGCTTCTTTCGGTTTGAAAATGAATTGTGGAAAAAATATGGGTGTTACTTACTAGTTGAATAGATCATCAAAAGAAGATTGTACCCAATGAGTAACTTTTGAAGGACAAATTTGCCTTTTCCAAAGTTGTTCTGTTGTTTAAGTTTAGTATGCAGAAACAGATATTGTTTGTGAAAGttgttctgtttcttatttAGCTCATGCAGACTATGCTTATTCCTTGAACTCCTTTTGAGAgggaagcagggaggaggaTGGGATTTGAGCCTATACATCCTCTTTACTTCATCTTTGTGCCCTTTTCCCTacgtttggtgggtttttttggttataGAGTTGTAGTCTTCTGgcaaagattaaaataaatggaaaaactgttttattGAAGAGTCACGTAAGAAAGATGGAAGGACTCTCAAAGTACTCTTTAAAGATTAGTAACAGCTGAAGCAAAGTGCTCATTGTACCAATAAAAATTGAGCTAATAATAGGCAAGGGAAATAGTATAGACAGAGGAAAACTGGGAGTTAAGTACTTAAATATTGCTACAGGTGAAGGAGAGGATTCGAgttttatgaagaaaatgaattgtTTAAGCATAAAGTAGTTGTAAGAAGTTGGTGtattgtgtttttgttttaatcttgaAGCATAGCTGTTCAGTGGCATTTGGATGATTTGAGAATGATTGGTTTTGCCTACAGCATTTTTTGTGTTCTCGTTGAGCTTTGTTTCACAGTACCTTAAGTAGAAGAACTGCTCTTCAAAAATCAATGGATTTATCTTTTCTTGCACTGTTCGTAACCTCTTGACAGCATATTTCTGTCAAAAGGTTCCATTCCAGTGCTACATGAAATCCAATAATGGAAGGCTGACTAATTCTATGTCCCTTCTGTATTTGGAGACAAAAAGCTGCATTCCCAACTCCTTGAGTGAAACCTGTTGTTGTGTACGGCTGTCTTGTCAGAAATCCTCTGGCTATTGAAAATTGCTGCAGCAGTAATAGCTCACATAACCAGTGATAAATAAATGCACTAATTCTGCTGGGGATTAGGTTTTGCCACTGAAAGAAATACATGATAGGTGGTAATTTGCTGTTACCTTTGACCCTAAATGATTCACTGTAGTTACTGTCCTCCAAAAGTAGATTTACTTGCCTACAGTAGTGGTGCTTACAAAGTTCTGTTTGCCTAGAGTCTGTACATAAAAACTTTTACCTGCATGAAGCATAAGCTATTTCTTTACAggttgcctttatttatttataatcaTATGAACAAACCTATATATGTTTGTATAAATGATTTCTATTTATGTAACTTATATTTGTTTGGATGTCAGGATCCTTAGATAGCATATTCAGACCTGGATGACACATCTGG of Phaenicophaeus curvirostris isolate KB17595 chromosome 5, BPBGC_Pcur_1.0, whole genome shotgun sequence contains these proteins:
- the NAP1L4 gene encoding nucleosome assembly protein 1-like 4 isoform X3, yielding MADNSKTEDTASDSVEAAKNASDKKEKLADQVMQNPQVLAALQERLDSTALTPSSYIETLPKAVKRRINALKQLQVKCAHIEAKFYEEVHDLERKYAALYQPLFDKRREFITGEAEPTDAESEWHSENEEEEKLAGDMKNVAVIEEKGEETNIKGIPDFWFTILRNVDMLSEFVQEYDEPILKHLQDIKVKFSEPGQPMSFSLEFHFGPNDYFSNSVLTKTYKMKSEPDKTDPFSFEGPEIVDCEGCTIDWKKGKNVTVKTIRKKQKHKGRGTVRTITKQVPNDSFFNFFSPIKVSGEGESLDEDSEFTLAADFEIGHFFRERIVPRAVLYFTGEAIEDDDNFEEGEEGEEEGLEGEEEGEEEEDAESEPKKDSSQPAECKQQ
- the NAP1L4 gene encoding nucleosome assembly protein 1-like 4 isoform X1 — encoded protein: MADNSKTEDTASDSVEAAKNASDKKEKLADQVMQNPQVLAALQERLDSTALTPSSYIETLPKAVKRRINALKQLQVKCAHIEAKFYEEVHDLERKYAALYQPLFDKRREFITGEAEPTDAESEWHSENEEEEKLAGDMKNVAVIEEKGEETNIKGIPDFWFTILRNVDMLSEFVQEYDEPILKHLQDIKVKFSEPGQPMSFSLEFHFGPNDYFSNSVLTKTYKMKSEPDKTDPFSFEGPEIVDCEGCTIDWKKGKNVTVKTIRKKQKHKGRGTVRTITKQVPNDSFFNFFSPIKVSGEGESLDEDSEFTLAADFEIGHFFRERIVPRAVLYFTGEAIEDDDNFEEGEEGEEEGLEGEEEGEEEEDAESEPKV